CACAATAAGAATTTACCTCAGGTGGATATTGCTGTTTTGGAAGTAGCAGCAATAGAATCGGATGGAAGTATTGTTCCAACGACTTCTGTGGGAAATTCGGCAACTTTTGCTGCATTGGCTAAGCAGGTTATTTTAGAAGTCAATACTGCGATACCGGTGACTATTAAAGGAATACATGATATTTATCAAGCCGAAGATTACCCTCGGCGTAATGTTATTCCAATCGTAGCTCCAGAAAATAAAATTGGACGTAAAACTATTCCTTTGGACGTGAGCAAGGTGGTGGGAATTGTGTTTACGAATGAGCTTGATAGCCCTGCCGATATTGCTGAACCGGATACCAAAACAACAGCGATAGCGAAGCATATTTTGCAGTTTTTCGAAAATGAGGTAGCGCTAGGCCATTTGTCAGAAAGCTTGATGCCACTTCAAGCGGGTATTGGAAAAGTAGCTAACGCTGTTCTGACGGGATTTATACATAGTAAGTTCCGTAATCTAACGATGTTTTCTGAAGTGTTGCAAGATAGCACCTTTGACCTTATCGATGCCGGAAAACTGGATTTTGCTTCTGCTTCTTCAATTACTGTTTCGGAAGAGTGTTATTCAAGAGTGTTCGATCATTTGGATCGATACCGTGATAAAATTGTATTGCGCCCACAGAACATTTCCAATACACCTGGACTGATCAAACGTTTGGGGATTATTGCAATTAATACAGCCATAGAGTTTGATATTTATGGAAACGTAAATTCTACCCATACTTCAGGAACAAATATCATGAACGGTATCGGCGGGTCGGGTGACTTTGCACGCAATGCTTATTTGAGCATCTTTGTCACACAGGCGGCCTCTAAAGGAGATGCAATTTCTCACATTGTACCCATGGTTTCCCATGTGGATCATACCGAACATGATGTCGATATTTTGGTAACAGATTATGGCTTGGCAGATTTACGTGGTTTAGCGCCTCGCGAGCGAGCGAAAGTAATTATAGCGAACTGTGTACATCCCGATTACAAAGAGCAGCTATTAGATTATTATAACCGCGCTTGTGAGAGAGGGGGGCATACACCACATTTGTTAGAAGAGGCTTTTAGCTGGCATATCAACCTTCGTGAAAAAGGAACAATGAAAAAAGACCAATAACCGAGGGCGTGGTTACATATGGACTAAAGGTTTATAGAAAGGCGAGGTTTAATTGTAGACTTCGCCTTTCCTGCTGTATAGTTCTTTCTTGATGTATAATTATCGCAAAGAAAATCACGCATTCATTTCATTGGTTAAGATGAATGGTCGTATCATTCTGCCGATTCTGTTTAGTCCTCAAGTTGTGGCGATTGAGACCAATCGTAATTTTTGTCCGAAACCATTGTTTGGTTTCTGGCGATTCAATTGCTTTACTGTAACAATTAACAAGATCGGGATGGAATTTTGCTATTGTTTTGGCTCCCCAGCCAATTCCCTTTTTTACATGAAAATCTGTTGTGTTTGACAATGAAATCAGTAGCTTCAATAAAATGTTTACGTATGTGGCTGATAGGCCTTTTTTTACGGCATAATGTGTAGCTACACCAATTGTTCGGACAATCCATTTGTCAGAATGATGAGCTAATTCTTTTAATAGAGGTATTGCTTTTTTAGGCGAAGTCAACAGCGCATGACCAAGTACGCGTTCGCCGATGATATCACAGACGTACCATTGATTACCTATGGTTATATAGGTACAGGCTTTATGGATGGATTGTTCGAAGTGTTCGGGGAGACGTTGCTGGAGAATTATTCCCGTTAAAACATAACTTCCCATTTCTGTTGTGGCAATGAGACGATCTGTTAAGTGTAACTGCTCGGTTTCAGGTACGAATAGCATAATTTCCCTGGCCGCAAACTCCAGAAGCGGAAAACGAACTTTCTTTTTCAGTAAACACGCTTGTAAGCTTAACATAAAGGATTCTATACCGGATTGCTGTCCTTGCTGTTTCGCCGCTGCGACAATTTCTCGGATCTGTACTTTACTGGTAATTTTGTCCATGGCAGTGCTCAAATCCCTATTGTTGATCTTTATAAATATTCCAATAATTAAAGTCTGTCATTGGAGCATCAGTTATTCCAATAGCTCGGCCCATTGTAACGATCTGTCCCCTGTGATATGTTCCGTGGAGGATCAGCTGTTGTATGTATTCATACTTCGTGAAGTCGCATTGAAACCATGGTGATTCCACTTTGATATTTTTTTCAAGATCCAACTCGGTTAGTTTGTGTATGTAATCCACGAGTTGAGCTGAACTTCTTTGTAGTGCTTCAAATATTTCTTCTTTTGTGGCTCGCTTTTTCTCAAAATCAAAATCATTGCTTTCCGCAATGTGGCTCCACCAATATTCCTGTGTCTGCAAGATGTGGTTTAAGGTCTTCAAAATGGTCGGGAAACTTGAAGGTACCTCTTGGTTAAGTTGGTCATCTGATTTATCAGCCAACCAATTGATGTATTTATTGACGACCCAGTTGTTATATTCAGCACTTTTTGTGATTAAGGTTTTTAAACTCATAATTTTAATCTATAGTATGGTGTTAAATGAAATATTTACTAAATATAAATCCTTTTTGGAATGAATTTACATTAAATTTTATAGTAGATAGCTTGTTTGATAAGCCGCTTTGAAAGTATTTATTTCTTATAAAATTGTGACTGGTACAGGCCTGTCCATTAAGCGTAACTTATTTGAAATAAATAAAAAGTATTGTCCATATTTTTTATATTTATTTTGCAATAGCAGAATGGTTTAGCATTTTGCATAATGTGTGTGTGGCACCAACAGAAGATTTGACAGCTGCTTGAGCTTGTTGGATTAACCAATTAAAATAAATATGATAAAAGCAACGCATTGTATTCTTTCTTTACTAGCCATGTTGTTTATGAACATGGGAAACGCCCAAGTTAATTATTTGCAGGAATCCAAAAAGGATTTTGATAAACGGATGCATTGGTTTAGGGAAGCAAAGTACGGAATGTTTATTCATTTTGGGCTTTATAGTCAACTTGGAGGGATGTATAATGGGAATTCGACCAAAGGATATGCCGAATGGATACAATCGGAGATGAATATTCCGAAGGCAGCATATTCGGAACTGATCAACACCTGGAATCCCAAGGACTTCAATGCGGATCGTATTGTTCAATTGGCTAAGGATGCTGGAATGAAATATATCGTCCTGACGACCAAACATCATGAGGGATTTTGTCTGTGGGATTCCCCCTATACAGATTATGATATCGCTTCGACGCCAATGAAAGGAAGAGATCTCGTGCGGGAGTTGTCCATAGCTTGTAAGAAAGCTGGGATTAGATTTGGTACCTACTACAGTATTATCGACTGGCATCACGATTCGCAATATGTTGATCCCAATGGTAAAGGCGACTGGGGCCAGATTCTCATTAAGCCGGAACAGAAAGCCGCTTATATTCAATACATGAAAAATCAATTGAAAGAATTGGTTGTTAAGTATGATACTGACATCCTTTGGTTTGATGGGGACTGGGTGAATTGGTGGGATATGGCCGCGGGAGAAGATCTTTATCAATATCTACGCAAATTAAAACCCACTCTAATCATTAATAACCGCGTAGCAAAGAGGGATCAATTTAAGCGTGATTTTGGAACGCCTGAACAAGAACATCCTGGAACGTTGCTGGATTACGATTGGGAAGCCTGTTATACCTTGAATAATTCTTGGGGATATAAAAAATCAGATAATAATTGGAAATCTCCTACAGAAGTAAATACTAAGCTGCGCGAGATAAATGAAAAAGGCGGGAATTTGCTGCTCAATATTGGGCCTGATGCTAACGGAAATGTGCCGGCTGCCAGTAAAGAAATTTTGTTGAAAGCAGCAGCAGAGCGAAAAAAGAACTAATCTGAGTTAATTTGCTGTTTATTGACTCTTCGCAAATGTTTTGGAAAAAAAAGTGTTATTTAATCTTACTTATCAACAAATATGAAAACAAAGATCATTTTAGTTCTGGTTTTGATAACCATGCTGTTGGGGTTTCAGTGCGATGTAAAGGCAGATCCACCTTTTCATAAAAAAGGGGCGATCAAGGTATCGATTTTTTATCGCAATGGACCTGGAAAGACATTTGATTGGGATTATTATCTCCCTAAACACATTGCGCTTGTCAAAAAAGTTTACGGTAAAGCATTGAAAGGCGTAACCATTGATAAAGGGCTTTCGGGACGTGGCTCAGCAGAAGGCCCGATCTATTTGGCCATTTGTCATTTGTATTTTGATTCTGTTGCAGCCTATCAGGATCCTTTAAAAGAAAATGGGAAAAAGTTTGCCGAAGATTTTCCAAAATATACGAATATTACACCAGAGATACAGATCAATGAAGTCATTCAATAGACCGTTTGCCAATTCGGCGAAATTCTATTGTTTTGTGCAATATTAACCTGATCGAATAAAACACGAACTGAAAAGTCGTTTGTGCATAGCAAACGACTTTATTTTTATGGACTTATAGACCTTACTATATGGCTGGTTTATAGTTGATATAATCCAGCTAATATTATATGAACGATTAAAATTATGAAGATATCTTGTATGTTATTTCCAAAATTATTATTTATTGGCCTTACCGGTGTCGCTTCACTTAGCGTGCATGGGCAACAGTCTGGCTCGGTAAAACGTATTTACATCAGTACAAAAGGAAGTGATAGAAACCAAGGAACCATGGGCAGTCCCTATGCCACAGCTGAAGCCGCACTGCGATCGGTAGAAAAACAGAAACAAGAAAAAAATACACCAGACATCGAAATCATCTTTATGGCGGGCACCTACCAGCTGGATAAACCGATTGAATTGTCTGCTGGGGTATCGGGTACAAGAAGGCAACCCTTGCGGATCAAAGCTGAGGATGGAGCACAAGTTACGCTGAGTGGTGCCAAATCGCTTAACCTCAAATGGGAACAGGGCGATCGTGGTATTTGGGTGGCTAAGGTCACAAGAGGTGTAAACTTCCAAAGTCTATATGCTAATGATAAGCATCTTGTTCGGGCACGTTATCCAAACTATGATCCCACTGTCTTACCATTTCAAGGCTATGCTGCAGATGCATTAAGTCCCGAACGCGTAACAACGTGGAAAACCCCCAAGGGGGGAATTGTACATGCTTTGCATGCTGGTCGCTGGGGAGGATTCCATTATAAGATTACAGGAAAAGATGGCCTATCAACAGTTACACTTGAAGGTGGGCAGCAAAATAATCGGCCCAGTAAAATGCACGAGACCTATCGCTTTGTAGAAAATATCTTTGAGGAACTCGATACCTTTCAAGAGTGGTACTTGGATGAAGAGAAAGCATTATTATACTATATGCCTGCTAAAGGAATTAATCCCAACCAGCTGAAGTTTGTAGCGCCACAATTGGAAAATCTAATCTATCTTTCAGGTTCATCTTTCAGTCCAGTGCATGATATTGAGGTTAGTGGCCTTCGCTTCATGTATACTGCTCCTACCTTTATGAAAACAAGCGAACCACTCTTACGTAGTGATTGGACGATCTATCGACAGGGAGCAGTAAAGATTGAAGGTGCGGAAAACTGTATCTTCCGCGCGAATGATTTTATCGCTTTGGGCGGCAATGCAATATTTGTTAATAATTACAATCGCGAGGTCAAAATCGAAGGAAACCGGATTGAACAAATCGGTGCCGGAGCGATCAATTTTGTAGGTGACCCAGCGGCAGTGCGCTCACCGGCATTTCGATATGAAAAATTTGTCCCATTTGACCAAATGGATACCATTAAAGGACCAAAAACCAATAATTATCCCATGAACTGTGAGGCAAGTGACAATCTGATCCATAACATTGGATTGATCGAAAAACAAGTAGCAGGTGTGCAGGTCTCCATGGCTGAATCTCTACGAATTTTGCATAATACCATTTACAATGTGCCTCGAGCAGGTATTAATGTAGGTGATGGTACTTGGGGCGGTCATGAGATAGCTTACAATGATGTTTTTAATACAGTCCTGGAAACCAGCGATCATGGTGCCTTCAACTCATGGGGGCGCGACCGATTTTGGCATCCCAATCGAAAGGAGATGGATGAACTGACGAGGAAACATCCCAATTTAATATTGCTGGACGCAGTCAAAACAACCAAAATTCATGATAATAGATTTCGCTGCGATCACGGTTGGGATATTGATTTGGACGACGGATCTTCCAACTATGAAATTTACAATAACCTTTGTTTAAGTGGAGGACTAAAACTAAGAGAAGGGTTTTATCGCAAAGTGTACAACAACGTGATGATCAACAATGGTTTTCATCCTCATGTATGGTTTCAGCATAGTCACGATGTATTCCGTAATAATATCGTGATGGAGTCCCATCAGGATATACAGGTCAAGTATTGGGGGGAAGAGGTAGACCATAATATTTACGGACGGCAGGACGACCTAAACAAAGATCGGGTGAAAGGCATAGAAAAACATGGTTGGGTTATTCAATTGAACTTTACGAATCCCGCACATGGTGATTTCCGGTTGAAAAACTGGAAGGATCAGGATTTTAAAAATTTTGACATGTTGCATTTTGGAGTTACCAGTAAAAGACTTAAAACTCTAGCCGCTAGTCCTGAAATACCACAGTTGATCCAATCCGAAGCAAAGGAGCAAGGGAGCAGGTGGACCTGGAAGTCGGGGGTATTTAAATCAGTGGAGACTTTGGGCGAGCAGTCGGCTGCAGGCCTACCCTCGATAAACGGCGTACTGTTGCTCGAGTTGGATGAAAAAGGCAATCTTTATAAAAGCGGTTTGCGTGTCGGCGATGTTGTATTGAATTATCAGGGCGAGAAAATAGATCAATTAATAGACCTGCAACAAGCGATTAAAAAGCATGTACACGCTGACCAGCCGAAGGTGTTAATTTTTAGAAACCAACAGCAGCAGGAATTAACCCTGCAGCTGTAGTAAATTTTCTATGCGCTTATTGAAATATACGATTGTACTTCGGTTTGTTGACATGCGATATAGCTATTGTGAGCAATTAGCAGTAAAACATGGCAGTTGTGATAGATCGATCATCTTATGACGATATTATTTTTTGTTTATAATTTTTATTTCCATTGGGACTATTGAGCATCTAGGTCGTCATTATAACAGTGTGTTATCATCTTACCGGGGGCGCACATATTAAATTCTTATTCGTATTAATTGATGTATAAGGCTGTACAGCACCCATGTGCTGGCAGCCTTATTGATTTAACTGTGCAATGGGTTTGACCAAAGGTGATCGCCCAACGATGAGCGAGGGAGTGAAGGTATAACACCGACAATGAGGGGGAGTCTTTGTGGGTATGGGATGGTTGAAACAAGTTTCTTAAACTGGTTTAAGTTTGGACTGTTTTTGTTCTTTTAAATTTGGTTTATATCGTTTATACCCTATTTATATAATTCATACCATGTATAGTCAACTTTTTGTACGTTTAGCTGTATCTACAGCGTTTCTGTCTGCTGTCGCAGATCGTTTGGGGCTGTGGGGGGTACCGGGGGCATCACATGTTTCCTGGGGAAATTGGACCAATTTTGTAGCCTATTCAAATACCCTTAATTTTTTTGTGCCTGAAACTTTTGGTAATATACTTGCTATCGGCGCAACATTATTAGAGGTTGTCTTAGCAATCCTGTTGCTGATTGGCTATAAACTGCGTTTCACTGCATTCGTTGCCGGGATTCTACTGATCTGCTTTGGGCTGGTGATGACTTTCTCCTTCGGAATTAAATCGACGTTTGATTATTCGGTCTGGGTAGGAGCTGCGGCCTGTTTTCTACTGCAGACTGCCGATAACTTTCCCATTAGCCTAGACCGGTATATTGACCTTCGAAAAAGTAAATGGATGGGTAAATGAAGGGTCGAAGATTTTATCGTCTTAGAAATACGTTTTAAAAAGCATAAAAAATGCCGTCAAACAAAGGAGCTTAACGGCATTTTTTCGATTACATTTCCTTTAAATTTACCTCTTTCTTTTCACCGTCTTTGTCAATGGTGACGTGCTTTTCAACATTGGCTTTGTCGACATAGGATGATCTTGCCGTACCATAATTTGTCGTGGAACCTGTATAACCCCAATAGTTATAATAATTGGTGTAGCCTGATACATAGGAATAGTTGTAAGAATTGGTAAAATCGAAGCTCACCATAATCACGTATGCACCTGGCATGAGATCTGCAAATTCGAAATGCCCCTCATCATCATACACCTTTGCTTTTTTAATAGCATAGCCAAAATCGGGATCCAATGGAACTTCCTGCACCTTTTTCCGTTTTCGGATCTTTTTATTGACTTCCAGCCATTCTTCGTAATAGGCGGAGTTGGCGAAGAGTGTAATTTCTGTACCTTTTGGGGCATATTGCTTTTTGGCGGTATTGACGAGTCCGCCAAGTTTTTTTCCGGAGCTAGATCGAGCGTAAGCCGTCCCGATAATAACACTGTTACCCTGGGAAATCTGTTGGGCAGCCTGTTCTTTGTTAAATCTATTTTTAATAGGTTGATAGTCCAGTTCTTCGTTTACGGTAATTTCCCATTTGCCGTTTCCCATGGACATTTCCCTTTGCCATAATCGGTGATCTTTCTTATCGATGACATAATTATAGATGGCTCCGGTACTTTCTTCTAAAAGTGTAACCAGCCAACTGTCGTGTTTACCTGTTTTTGGGGAGCCATAACTGTAGCTTTTTACTTCCTTGATGGTATAGTCTTCGACGAAAATGTCCGAATCACTATTATAATAAAATTGCGGGATGCGCGCTTTATACCCTAGGTCTAAAGGGAGAGTTGAAATCAGGTGATCTGTCCAGTTAAAATCCACAAAAGGTCTAGTTGGCTGTAAGTTGATCTTTTTTTCCTTTTTCGTTTTCTTCGAATAATAATTACCTGTAATTGTTTCTCCAAAGTTGAGGTTTACTTTTGCTTCCTTGCCATCGCTAGAATAGCGGATAGACTGAAGTGTTTTTGCGTCGGCAGTCGTCGTGCGTATCGAAGTCCAGGCATTGTCTTTCGGAACATAGGTATTGGTTAAGGTCAGCTGATTGTCGGCCGCTACAATTTCGTAGGTCAGTGATCCTTGTTTGTCCCAATTGTTATCTTTAACATAATAGACCGTATACAGTGATTTTTCTGGTTTTATATAGTTGGTATTGATATCGCTGCTCCCAGGGGTGACGGTCTTTTGACATAATCCTACGGCTGGAAGTAAACCTACTCCCAATACAAAGGCATATAATTTCATATATGTGAACTATAGTTAATGAAAAAACAAGTTGTTTTCTTGTTCGATTTATTTATCTAAGGTAATAAAAAAGTTTTTTATTTTTTTGCTGGGGATCGCTTCTTCACATACACTGATGCTATAGCGGAAATTTGACCTCAGAGCATTTTGGAGCTTGTTTGAATGTTGATGATATACTAGAGCGAAAAGTAAAACGGAGGTATTTCTACCACCGTCGTCGTGCACCTTTGAGCACCATTGATGATTAGAAAAAAAATCTTTGTGATGATGGTCAATAATTATCTTCAGCTTCCTTTTCTTTGTCGATGATAGAAGAGCGCATCCGGTAGACATTCATTTCACCAAGATGCGTATAACTTTTTCCACCGTTTTTAAGGATCATTACACGGACCGAATTGCTTTAAAAATAAATGGCAGTAGGATTTATTGTTTTTTAACCCGAATCTACTCTTTAATCATATTTTGGAAAATGGTGATGTTTGTCTTTAACTGGACTTTAAATTATATCAAATCTATAAGAAGCGTTGGTACATTAAATTTTGAATAATCTAAACAACATGTTGGTTTATAGGTGTGTAGTCGAGAGAAGTGGATATATCGCAATAAGAGGAATACAATTCCTCTTATTGCAATTCGAAGAATTCCGTTCGCTATTTTTTATTCACTGTATTTACTTCCACTTCGGGTTTCACTTTTAGGGAAATCCGTATAGGCTTTTCCTCCTTAACTTGAATGTCTTTTTGATCTTGATTTGAACTGACATTGGCATTGGCAGAAAGATTGATACGTTTTGGTTGACGCGGTTGAATATCTTCGACCCATACTTCCTCAATTTTAGGGGCTACTTGCACTTCTTCGACTATCGGTGAAACTCTTTTTGATGGAGTAGACTCTTTTTGAGGCTCCGCAAATTTGATTCGCTCCACATGTACCTCATCGATTATTTTGGGGGAATTTTGAGGTGGAGCAGGTTTTTTTCGAGGTGCCGGGAAACGTACATTATCCTCTTGTTGAGAAGAAGACCTCTGCTGGGATATTATTGGCGGAGCCATCTCCTTTGTTGGTGATTTAGGAATTCTTCCACTAGTTTTAGGAGCCTCCGATTGCCGTGATGCAGGCGGCGTTATTGCGGTGTTGGCAGCCGCGGCTTTTTTTGGCGTAGTCGGCGTTGTTTTCTGTGCCTCCACATGTGTTGAAAACAACGTGGATATCGCTACTGTCAGTAATAAAGTAAGCCCAGGCATTAGCAAGAGTTTACTTGGGGTTGTTCTTTTTTGTAACATAATTAATCGTTTTTTTGTTGTTAAGAAATTAAAATTACTGGCCGGTAATGTGTTTATATCAGGGGTGGACATGCTCCACTCGATAATTAAATGTTGGTATCTTAACTTTTCGTGAATCTTCACTACTGCATCATCTGCAAGGTATTCATGCGTTTGTCGGATCGATTTTTGAATGAGATAAATAAAGGGATTGAACCAAAAAAATATACCCAAGAGCTGTATAAAAAGTACGTCTATTGAATGACGTTGATTGGCATGGGCCCGTTCGTGCGTTATAATTGATTGATCAATATCGCCCTGTTGATAGGCCTCTTTGGGAACATAAATTTTTTGAAAAAAAGAAAAAGGTGTTTTTAAACCACGTATGCAATATATAGACTGTTCATGAGTCGGTGTGGCACTTCGGATATAATACAGGAATTTGCGGTACAACCAAACCTGTTTCAGGAGTAATGCAATCGAGACGATCACATAAACCAGCAGAGCGAGGTTGTACCAATCAACATAATCATTATTGAAGAGTGCTGAATCCGTTGCCGGCTGTGTAATGATCGACCCGACAGGGGTAGCATCAGTGTTTCTTGCG
The Sphingobacterium multivorum genome window above contains:
- a CDS encoding succinate CoA transferase, which gives rise to MAYERIKVQSLHDKVITAEEAAKLFQNGMVVGSSGFTKAGDSKVVLPALAERAKVDPLKITLITGASLGHGTDGKLAEARALSKRMPFQVDRILRHKINAGDVLFIDQHLSETAELLHNKNLPQVDIAVLEVAAIESDGSIVPTTSVGNSATFAALAKQVILEVNTAIPVTIKGIHDIYQAEDYPRRNVIPIVAPENKIGRKTIPLDVSKVVGIVFTNELDSPADIAEPDTKTTAIAKHILQFFENEVALGHLSESLMPLQAGIGKVANAVLTGFIHSKFRNLTMFSEVLQDSTFDLIDAGKLDFASASSITVSEECYSRVFDHLDRYRDKIVLRPQNISNTPGLIKRLGIIAINTAIEFDIYGNVNSTHTSGTNIMNGIGGSGDFARNAYLSIFVTQAASKGDAISHIVPMVSHVDHTEHDVDILVTDYGLADLRGLAPRERAKVIIANCVHPDYKEQLLDYYNRACERGGHTPHLLEEAFSWHINLREKGTMKKDQ
- a CDS encoding DNA alkylation repair protein, yielding MDKITSKVQIREIVAAAKQQGQQSGIESFMLSLQACLLKKKVRFPLLEFAAREIMLFVPETEQLHLTDRLIATTEMGSYVLTGIILQQRLPEHFEQSIHKACTYITIGNQWYVCDIIGERVLGHALLTSPKKAIPLLKELAHHSDKWIVRTIGVATHYAVKKGLSATYVNILLKLLISLSNTTDFHVKKGIGWGAKTIAKFHPDLVNCYSKAIESPETKQWFRTKITIGLNRHNLRTKQNRQNDTTIHLNQ
- a CDS encoding DinB family protein; this translates as MSLKTLITKSAEYNNWVVNKYINWLADKSDDQLNQEVPSSFPTILKTLNHILQTQEYWWSHIAESNDFDFEKKRATKEEIFEALQRSSAQLVDYIHKLTELDLEKNIKVESPWFQCDFTKYEYIQQLILHGTYHRGQIVTMGRAIGITDAPMTDFNYWNIYKDQQ
- a CDS encoding alpha-L-fucosidase; this translates as MIKATHCILSLLAMLFMNMGNAQVNYLQESKKDFDKRMHWFREAKYGMFIHFGLYSQLGGMYNGNSTKGYAEWIQSEMNIPKAAYSELINTWNPKDFNADRIVQLAKDAGMKYIVLTTKHHEGFCLWDSPYTDYDIASTPMKGRDLVRELSIACKKAGIRFGTYYSIIDWHHDSQYVDPNGKGDWGQILIKPEQKAAYIQYMKNQLKELVVKYDTDILWFDGDWVNWWDMAAGEDLYQYLRKLKPTLIINNRVAKRDQFKRDFGTPEQEHPGTLLDYDWEACYTLNNSWGYKKSDNNWKSPTEVNTKLREINEKGGNLLLNIGPDANGNVPAASKEILLKAAAERKKN
- a CDS encoding EthD family reductase, yielding MKTKIILVLVLITMLLGFQCDVKADPPFHKKGAIKVSIFYRNGPGKTFDWDYYLPKHIALVKKVYGKALKGVTIDKGLSGRGSAEGPIYLAICHLYFDSVAAYQDPLKENGKKFAEDFPKYTNITPEIQINEVIQ
- a CDS encoding PDZ domain-containing protein, with the protein product MLFPKLLFIGLTGVASLSVHGQQSGSVKRIYISTKGSDRNQGTMGSPYATAEAALRSVEKQKQEKNTPDIEIIFMAGTYQLDKPIELSAGVSGTRRQPLRIKAEDGAQVTLSGAKSLNLKWEQGDRGIWVAKVTRGVNFQSLYANDKHLVRARYPNYDPTVLPFQGYAADALSPERVTTWKTPKGGIVHALHAGRWGGFHYKITGKDGLSTVTLEGGQQNNRPSKMHETYRFVENIFEELDTFQEWYLDEEKALLYYMPAKGINPNQLKFVAPQLENLIYLSGSSFSPVHDIEVSGLRFMYTAPTFMKTSEPLLRSDWTIYRQGAVKIEGAENCIFRANDFIALGGNAIFVNNYNREVKIEGNRIEQIGAGAINFVGDPAAVRSPAFRYEKFVPFDQMDTIKGPKTNNYPMNCEASDNLIHNIGLIEKQVAGVQVSMAESLRILHNTIYNVPRAGINVGDGTWGGHEIAYNDVFNTVLETSDHGAFNSWGRDRFWHPNRKEMDELTRKHPNLILLDAVKTTKIHDNRFRCDHGWDIDLDDGSSNYEIYNNLCLSGGLKLREGFYRKVYNNVMINNGFHPHVWFQHSHDVFRNNIVMESHQDIQVKYWGEEVDHNIYGRQDDLNKDRVKGIEKHGWVIQLNFTNPAHGDFRLKNWKDQDFKNFDMLHFGVTSKRLKTLAASPEIPQLIQSEAKEQGSRWTWKSGVFKSVETLGEQSAAGLPSINGVLLLELDEKGNLYKSGLRVGDVVLNYQGEKIDQLIDLQQAIKKHVHADQPKVLIFRNQQQQELTLQL
- a CDS encoding M56 family metallopeptidase is translated as MMLYIGKLIACSGLLYLIYWSVLRNQKLLLFNRCYLLGIIPLSVIIPMIQIAVPFDVFNLLNARNTDATPVGSIITQPATDSALFNNDYVDWYNLALLVYVIVSIALLLKQVWLYRKFLYYIRSATPTHEQSIYCIRGLKTPFSFFQKIYVPKEAYQQGDIDQSIITHERAHANQRHSIDVLFIQLLGIFFWFNPFIYLIQKSIRQTHEYLADDAVVKIHEKLRYQHLIIEWSMSTPDINTLPASNFNFLTTKKRLIMLQKRTTPSKLLLMPGLTLLLTVAISTLFSTHVEAQKTTPTTPKKAAAANTAITPPASRQSEAPKTSGRIPKSPTKEMAPPIISQQRSSSQQEDNVRFPAPRKKPAPPQNSPKIIDEVHVERIKFAEPQKESTPSKRVSPIVEEVQVAPKIEEVWVEDIQPRQPKRINLSANANVSSNQDQKDIQVKEEKPIRISLKVKPEVEVNTVNKK